The Agrobacterium tumefaciens genome contains the following window.
TTAAGATTTTTAGTTTTCACGCAATCTCGGGTCGAGATGGTCACGGAGCGCGTCGCCAAGAATGTTGATTGCGAGCACCGTGAAGGCGAGGCAAGCAGAGGGCCAGACGACATACATGGGGTTCTGGTTGAGGTAACCGCGAGCTGTGCCGATCATCTGTCCCCAGGAAGGCTCGGGTGGAACGATTCCAAGCCCGAGGAAGCTCAGTCCAGATTCGAGCAGGATCGCGGCAGCGATCGTCAACGTTCCCTGGACGACGAGCGGAGACAGGATATTGGGCAGGATGGCCTTGAACACGACTCGCAGGTAGCGAGCCCCCATCGCGTGTTCCGCTTCGACGTATTCCTGTCGAATGACCTGAAGCGTGGCGGACTGGGCAACGCGGGCGAACTGCGGAATGAAAATGATGCCGATAACCACACTCAGGCTCGCGACTCCGCTCTTCCAGAAGCCAACTGCAAGAAGCGCCAGCAGGATGGCCGGGAAGCTGAGCATGATGTCAACGGCGCGCATCACGAAGAATGCAAGCGTCGGGCGACTGTACGCCCCAATTATTCCAAGAGCCGTCCCGCCGACGGCAGCAATGATCGTCGATATCACGGCAACGATGATGGTTGGCCGGATACCGATCAGCAGACGGGAAAGGATGTCGCGACCGAACTCGTCAGTGCCGAGCAGATACTGAACCGAACTCGGTTGATTGACGGAGTTCTGGTTGATGAGAAGCGGATCATGTGGCGCGACCAAAGGTCCGATCAGCGCTGTAGCCAGGACTGCCGAGACGACGAGGATGCTGGCGAGGACAAGCGGGCGACGGAAAAGAATGGAGATCTTCATGCGCGTTTCCGTCGGATGCGTGGGTCGAGCAAGCTGTAGAGGAGGTCGACACACAGGTTGATGAGGATGAAGAGCGCGGCGATCGTTAGGATGCTTCCCTGGACGAGAGGGTAGTTGCGGTTCGAGACTGCGGTCACGAGGAGGGTGCTCAGTCCCGGCCAGTTGAAGAGAGCCTCGACCAGGACGGTGCCACCCATGAGGTTTCCGAGTTGAAGGCCGACGATGGTGACGATCGGGATGGAGGCGTTGCGCAGCACGTGCATCCAGATCACCCTGCCTTCACGCATTCCCCTCGCACGTAGCGACCGCACGAAGTCACGCCCGAGTATCTCCAGCATCGAGGACCGGGTCATGCGTGCAATCGAGGCGGCAAGGCCGAGCCCGAGTGTCAGACCTGGCAACGTCAGCTTCTGAAAGTGCAGATAGACGTTGCGGGAAATATCGGTGTATCCGCTGGCGGGGAGCCAGCCGAGCTTGATGCTGAGTAGGAGGATGAGGAGCGATCCGAGGATGTAGACCGGAACGGAGATGCCGAGTGTCGACAGAGAGGTCAGCAATCCGTCCAGGAACCGTCCCCGCCGCAGCGCCGCCGCTATGCCGACCGGCACGCCTATCAGGGCGGCGATCAGGATTGCTGCCGAGGCGAGTTCCATGGTCTTCGGCAGGCTTGCGGTTACGTAGTCAATCACCGGATAACCGTCGAGCGAGTTTCCAAGGTCCCCGATGGCGGCACCGCTCAGCCACTTGACGTACTGCGTCAGAACCGGCTGATCGAGACCTAGCTGGGTTCGCATCGCCGCGATCGTCTCCGGCGATGGATTGCTCTCGGGGCCGAGAAGCAACAGCACGGGATCGCCCGGCATGATGTACATGATGGAGAAGACCAGGGTGGCGATGACCCAGAGCTGGATCAGCGCGGTGGCGAGCCTCGACCCCAAGGTGATAACAAGTACCGTCAGCGTCTTCATCGATGCGCCTCCAGAGCGGTCGAACGCTCGCCAACCTTGGGCACAGCGCTCAGAAGTGTACGGGTGTAGCCAGCCTTGGGATTGTCGAAGACATCGGCGGCGGAACCCGTTTCGACGATTTTGCCCTTCTGCATCACGGCGATGGTGTCGCTGACATGGCGAACGACGGACATGTCGTGTGAAATGAAGAGGTATGTGAGTTCGAACTCGTCCTGGAGATCCTGCAGAAGGTTGAGGACCTGGGCCTGAACCGAAACGTCGAGTGCCGATACCGCCTCATCGCAGATCAAAAGCTTTGGATTGAGGGCGAGGGCGCGCGCCACCACGATCCGCTGTCGCTGACCCCCGGAGAATTCATGGGGATAGCGTGTCATGGCATCGCGTGGGAGACCGACGGCGTCGAGCAGTTTCGCCACCCTGGCCTCGCGATCGCGGCCATTATAGTGGATGTCGATGGGGGCAGCTACAAGATCGGTGACCGTCTGCCTTGGATTGAGAGATCCGTAGGGATTCTGGAATACGAGCGCGAAGTCTCGTCTGGCGATGCGCAATTCCTCTGGATTCAGGGCAGCAAGGTCTGTCCCTAGAAGTTCGATGGCGCCGCTATCCGGTTTCATCAACCGCATGACGAGACGGGATAAGGTCGACTTCCCACATCCGGATTCACCGACGAGCCCGACTGTCGTGCGCGCCGGGATCTCGAGGCTGACGTCGTCGACGGCACGAAACGCATGCGGAGTCGAGAACGCGCTTTCCCGCGTCCAGAATGTCTTCGTCAGGTTCCGGATGGTGAGGAGGATCTCTGCTTTCGGCGATGGTGCAACCTGCGCCTTCAGAGCCCGCGGCTCATTGACGATGCTTGCGATCGCGCCGGTCGCGTCTCGTCCGATCACGGGAAGGCGGGTTTTCGCCTGCGAGACGGACGGCATCGAAGATATGAGAGCCTTAGTATAGGCACTCTTTGGCCACGCGAAGAGGTCGGCAGTCGACGCTTCCTCCATAAGGTCGCCCCGATAGATGACTGCGACGCGGTCGGCGACCTCGTAGATTACGCCCAGATCGTGAGTGATCAGCATGATGGCCGCGCCGATCTCCTGATTGAGGCTGCGCAGTAACCCGAGGACCTGCTTCTGAACGGTCACATCGAGTGCGGTGGTGGGCTCGTCCGCGATAATGACATCGGGCTTGCAGGCTACCGCCATCGCGATCATCACACGCTGACATTGTCCGCCGGAAAGTTCGTGAGGATATGAGCGCATGCAGCGGGCCGGATCCGCGATCCCAACCCTTTCGAGAAGACTGCGAGCCCGTTCCATTGCCTGCCCGCGGGTGATGGCTTCATGAAGGCGGATCGCCTCCACGATCTGATCACCGCAAGTGAACACCGGATCGAGCGACGCCATCGGATCCTGGAAGATCATTGATATGCGCCGTCCGCGGAGCTTCCGCAGCGTGGCCTGACGCGCTTTCAGCAAGTCCTCGCCATCAAACTGCACGCTTCCGCTCGTCACGACCGCGTTGCGCGGAAGCAATCCCATGGCGGCGAGAGACAGAACCGTCTTTCCGCTGCCGCTCTCGCCGACCAGCCCCAGGATCTCGCCTGAAACCAGCGAGAGCGAGACGTTGTTGACCACGGCCCGCAAGCCGCTGTCGCCCTTGAAGGCAACTGAAAGATTATCAACCCGAAGAATTTCCCTACCCGGCATACGTCATCCGATCTGCGATAGGCTCTCCGGTGCCGGAGAGTTCGTTCCCATTGTTATAGGGTGCTTTTTGCACTTATCAGTCGCGATTAAGGCATAAATCGCCAAACATCGTCAAGTGATCGTCCACATATCTGACAGAAACTTTTCATTTGTGGAGTTTGCTGACGTTTTTCTGTAAATTTCTATCAGACGCCGCTTGTCATAAATCCAAAGCGCGCTTACCGTCGCAGCGAAACACACGAGTAATCAGTGGTCGTGGCCGGAGGATCAGCAATGCAACCAATCAATTCCCGTGTCGTAATGATCTCAGGAGCAGCGCGTGGCATCGGTCTAGCCATTGCCCGTGAGTTAGCGGAGCACGGATTCCGCCTCAGTCTTGGCGCACGCGACATCAAGATGCTGGAAGCTCATTTCGGCCTCCAGAGCGATCAGGTGCATTACGCTCACTACGATGCCTATGATCCAGCGTCCGCGGAATCCTGGGTTTCCTCCGCCGTTGACAGGTTTGGAAGGATCGATGCGCTCGTGAACAATGCCGGACTCGGCGAGCAAGTCTCCCTCATGGACGACAACGACGAGGCGCTCGACAGGCTGTGGGCAGTCAATGTCAAAGGCCCCCTCCGGATGACGCGCTTGTGCATGCCGCATCTGGAAGCCTCCTTATCAGGCCGCATCGTCAATCTCGCGTCGATGTCAGGCAAGCGGGTTCGAAATTCCTTCGTCGGATACAACATGACGAAGTTCGCGGTGATGGGCCTGACCCACACGACACGTCATGTAGCTTGGGAAAAGGGTGTGCGCGCCACTGCGATATGTCCGAGCTTCGTTCGCACCGAGATGAGTTCCTACACGAATAAGGTCAGCCCGGACGACATGATCCAGCCCGACACGCTGGCATCACTCGTCCGGACCGCGATTGAGCTTCCAAACAATGCTGCAATGGCTGAGATGCTGGTGAACTGCCGGCTCGAAGACACACTTTGAAAGGCCGGTATTCAAACCATGTCACGTATTATACCAGACGCTGTTCCTTCAGCGCAAACATTGCCAGCGAAGGTTGATGTCGTCGTCATTGGCGGCGGTATCATTGGTGTTTCAACTGCGCTGGAACTTGCCGAGCGGGGCGTGTCCGTTGCGCTCTGTGAAAAAGGTCTCATCGCAGGCGAACAATCCGGCAGGAACTGGGGCTGGGTACGCCAGATGGGCCGCGATGCGTCTGAAATTCCGCTCGCGATCGAAAGTCTTTCGCTCTGGAAGGGACTAAACGCCCGTATCGGGGACGAGACGGGTTTTACACAGACAGGGATCGCCTACCTGTGCCGCAATGTGCGCCAAGAGGCCGAATACGAGGCATGGCTCGAGCATGCGCGTGCGTATGGGCTGGACTCGCGCTTGCTCCGAAAAGAGGAGTTGAGGCAGCACCTTCCGGGCATGAGTGATGGCTTCACTGCCGCGCTACACACATCGACAGACGGGCGCGCCGAGCCTTTCAAGGCCGCACCAGCGATCGCTCGCGGCGCAATCCGTGCTGGAGCCCACATCATTACAGGCTGTGCGGTCCGATCGATAGAGCGCTCTGGGGGTGCTGTAAGCGGTGTCGTTACCGAGCGGGGGCGCATAGCCTGTTCTTCCGTCGTCCTGGCGGGGGGCGCATGGTCGAGACTGTTCAGCGGTAACCTGGGTGTCGACTTCCCCCAGTTGAAGATCCTCGCGACAGTCGCGCGCGCAACCTCGGTCGACGGCGTACCGGACATGCCCGTCGGCGCTGACAACTTCTCGTTCCGCCGCCGGCACGACGGAAGCTTCTCGATCGCGATGCGCAACGCAAACATCGCTCCCATCGTCCCTGACAGTTTCCGTCTCTTTTCCGACTTCATGCCGACACTGATCAAGGGATGGGGTGAATTGAAACTGCGCGTCGGCAGCAGGTTCATCGACGAATGGCGAACGCCACGATACTGGGCGGCCGACGAGATTTCACCCTTCGAACAGGTGCGAATTCTCGATCCGATGCCGTTCGAGCGGTTCAACAGGGAAGGGTTCGCACATCTCGTAAAGGCGTTTCCGGCCTTCGCAGACAGCCGCATCACGCAGAGCTGGGCTGGCCTCATCGACGTCACCCCCGATGCCATACCTGTCATAGGTCCGGCTGGCGGCATCCCTGGCTTCTTTATCGCCAGTGGTTTCTCCGGACACGGGTTCGGCATCGGACCAGGATCAGGGAAGCTGATGGCCGATCTCGTGACCGGGGCGAAGGCCTGTGTCGATCCCGCTCCATTCCGCTTCGATCGTTTCAAGAAGACCAAGGCAGCCTGATACGCTTGCTGGACCTTGGCCAAAGAGGGTGAAACCATGGCATTGAGAATTGGTGTTGATTCCGGCGGTACGTTCACGGACGTATGCCTGTTCGACGACGAAACTGGAAAGCTCAACATCTGGAAGGTCCCGTCGACACCGGATGACCCATCACGTGGGATTTCCAACGGCGTTTCCGAGGGACTTTCTACCGTTGGCAGCACGGCGTCGCAGGTGGCCTTCCTTGGCCATGGCACGACTGTGGCCACCAACGCGCTCATCGAGCTGAAAGGCGTGCCGACCGGGCTCATCACCACGGACGGCTTCCGCGACCTTCTCGAGATCGGGCGTCAGAAGCGGCCGAGTCTCTATGACATGCACGCGGAAAAGCCAGAGGTTCTCGTCAGCCGAGATCGGCGGCAGGAAGTGCCGGAACGCCTCACGTGCGAGGGTGCGGTCGATCTCTCCCTGGACGAGGACAAGCTGCGAGCAGCCGTGCGGAAGCTCTCGGAGGAGGATGTCAAGGCTGTCGCGGTCTGCTTCCTCTACGGCTTCCTGAACAGCGTGAACGAGCAGAGGGTCGTCGAGATCCTGCGTGAAGAGATGCCGGACGTGTTCGTCAGCGTCTCGCATCAGGTCGCGCCTGAGTTTCGTGAGTACGAGCGTCTCTCCACGACCGTGGTAAATGCGTATCTCGGTCCCGTAATGCAACGCTACATCGAACGCCTGAAACAGCGCCTTGCGGATCTCGGCGTGACGATCACTCCGCAACTGACCCAGTCGAACGGTGGTGTCATCGGTTTCGACACCGCTGCCCGCCTACCAGTACGCACGGTACTGTCTGGACCGAGCACGGGGGTCGTCGCAGCGCAGGCGGTTGGCCGCATGGCCGGATTCGAAAACATCATCACGTTCGATGTCGGCGGCACCTCCAGCGACGTTGCGCTGATGCAGGGTGGCGTATGCAAACTGACGGGCGAGGCCAACGTTCATGGCTACCCGATCAAGGCTCCGATGCTGGACATTCACACAGTGGGCGCCGGCGGTGGATCCATCGCGTTCGTCGACAGCGGAGGACTGCTGAAAGTCGGTCCTCGCTCCGCTGGGGCTGATCCCGGTCCTGCCTGCTACGGTCGCGGCAACACCGAAGCAACGGTCACGGATGCGAACATCGTGTTGCATACGCTCAATCCCATTGAGATCCTTGGCGGCCGCATGAAGGTTCGGCGAGACCTCGCCGTCGATGCCGTCCAGCGCCTTGCTGACAAGCTCGGTCTCGGTCTCATGGAGACGGCACAAGGGATCATCTCGGTGCTAACGGCCAACATGGCCAAGGCCATACGCCTCATCAGCGTCCAGCGTGGCCACGACCCCCGAGACTACGCCCTGATGGCGTTTGGCGGCGCAGGCCCGCTCCACGCGGCGCGGCTTGCGAAAGAGCTGGACATGAGCCGCATCATCGTGCCGCTGACGCCCGGCACCCTGTGCGCGCTCGGCCTTCTCCTGACCGACCTCCGTTCCGATTTCGCCATTTCGCGGCTCATGAAGGTTGATCAGGACGCGGTGGAGCCGATCATCAGTGGGTTCGAGACGCTCGAGGGCCAAGCTGAATCCTGGTTTGCCCAGGAAGGAATCGAAGCCGATCGTCGCGTCGTCAACCGCACTGCGGACATGCGGTACGTCGGTCAGAACTATGAGTTGCAGGTCAACGTTCCGGCCGGACAAGTCGATGAAAACACGCTGCAGGCCATGGTGAAGGGCTTCGAGAGCGCTCATCAGCAACGGTTCGGCTTCATTGCCGAAGGCGAACAGATCCAGATTGTGACGCTGCGGCTGGAAGCGGCAGGCTTGGTCAACAAGGCCGAGTTCGCTCCGACGGAAAGCGAAGGTCCGGATTGCCAGCCGGCCATCATCGGAAAGCGCGACGTGTACATGGACGAGGTCAAAGATTTCGTCGCCTGCTCGGTCTATGCACGGTACAGGCTGAAAGCGGGAAACCGCATCGAGGGCCCTGCGATCGTTGAGCAGATGGATACGACGACAGTGGTCCTCCCGAACATGCAGGCGACCGTAGACCCTTATCTCAACCTTATTTTGGAGACGCGGGCATGACCAAGATCGACCCGATCACCGTAGAAGTCATTGGCAGCGCGCTGACCTCAATCGTCGAGGAGATGGGCGAGGCGCTGGTACGGGCCAGCTACTCCACCAACATCAAGGAACGTCGTGATTGCTCCACCGCGCTGTTCGATCACCGTGGCAACACGCTGTGCCAGGCAGAACACATCCCTATGCATCTCGGCAGCTTCATCGGGATCATTCCACATATCAACAAACGCTACGCGGCCGACGATATCAAACCGGGCGACGTGTTCATCGGAAACGATGCGTACGAGGGAGGCGCAACCCACTTGCCCGACATCGTATTGGCCGAGCCCATCTTCCACGAATCGACGATGGTCGGATGGGCCGTGAACACCGCTCATCACGCGGACTTCGCAGACCGCGGTCATGCCCACATCTATCAGGAAGGGATCAGGTTGCCTCCCGTGCGGCTGTATCGCGAGGGGAAACTGCAGCGGGATCTCCAGGATGTGTTTCTCCTGAACTGCCAGGTACCTCACGAACGGCTC
Protein-coding sequences here:
- a CDS encoding hydantoinase/oxoprolinase family protein, which produces MALRIGVDSGGTFTDVCLFDDETGKLNIWKVPSTPDDPSRGISNGVSEGLSTVGSTASQVAFLGHGTTVATNALIELKGVPTGLITTDGFRDLLEIGRQKRPSLYDMHAEKPEVLVSRDRRQEVPERLTCEGAVDLSLDEDKLRAAVRKLSEEDVKAVAVCFLYGFLNSVNEQRVVEILREEMPDVFVSVSHQVAPEFREYERLSTTVVNAYLGPVMQRYIERLKQRLADLGVTITPQLTQSNGGVIGFDTAARLPVRTVLSGPSTGVVAAQAVGRMAGFENIITFDVGGTSSDVALMQGGVCKLTGEANVHGYPIKAPMLDIHTVGAGGGSIAFVDSGGLLKVGPRSAGADPGPACYGRGNTEATVTDANIVLHTLNPIEILGGRMKVRRDLAVDAVQRLADKLGLGLMETAQGIISVLTANMAKAIRLISVQRGHDPRDYALMAFGGAGPLHAARLAKELDMSRIIVPLTPGTLCALGLLLTDLRSDFAISRLMKVDQDAVEPIISGFETLEGQAESWFAQEGIEADRRVVNRTADMRYVGQNYELQVNVPAGQVDENTLQAMVKGFESAHQQRFGFIAEGEQIQIVTLRLEAAGLVNKAEFAPTESEGPDCQPAIIGKRDVYMDEVKDFVACSVYARYRLKAGNRIEGPAIVEQMDTTTVVLPNMQATVDPYLNLILETRA
- a CDS encoding NAD(P)/FAD-dependent oxidoreductase; translation: MSRIIPDAVPSAQTLPAKVDVVVIGGGIIGVSTALELAERGVSVALCEKGLIAGEQSGRNWGWVRQMGRDASEIPLAIESLSLWKGLNARIGDETGFTQTGIAYLCRNVRQEAEYEAWLEHARAYGLDSRLLRKEELRQHLPGMSDGFTAALHTSTDGRAEPFKAAPAIARGAIRAGAHIITGCAVRSIERSGGAVSGVVTERGRIACSSVVLAGGAWSRLFSGNLGVDFPQLKILATVARATSVDGVPDMPVGADNFSFRRRHDGSFSIAMRNANIAPIVPDSFRLFSDFMPTLIKGWGELKLRVGSRFIDEWRTPRYWAADEISPFEQVRILDPMPFERFNREGFAHLVKAFPAFADSRITQSWAGLIDVTPDAIPVIGPAGGIPGFFIASGFSGHGFGIGPGSGKLMADLVTGAKACVDPAPFRFDRFKKTKAA
- a CDS encoding ABC transporter permease, which gives rise to MKISILFRRPLVLASILVVSAVLATALIGPLVAPHDPLLINQNSVNQPSSVQYLLGTDEFGRDILSRLLIGIRPTIIVAVISTIIAAVGGTALGIIGAYSRPTLAFFVMRAVDIMLSFPAILLALLAVGFWKSGVASLSVVIGIIFIPQFARVAQSATLQVIRQEYVEAEHAMGARYLRVVFKAILPNILSPLVVQGTLTIAAAILLESGLSFLGLGIVPPEPSWGQMIGTARGYLNQNPMYVVWPSACLAFTVLAINILGDALRDHLDPRLREN
- a CDS encoding SDR family NAD(P)-dependent oxidoreductase, with protein sequence MQPINSRVVMISGAARGIGLAIARELAEHGFRLSLGARDIKMLEAHFGLQSDQVHYAHYDAYDPASAESWVSSAVDRFGRIDALVNNAGLGEQVSLMDDNDEALDRLWAVNVKGPLRMTRLCMPHLEASLSGRIVNLASMSGKRVRNSFVGYNMTKFAVMGLTHTTRHVAWEKGVRATAICPSFVRTEMSSYTNKVSPDDMIQPDTLASLVRTAIELPNNAAMAEMLVNCRLEDTL
- a CDS encoding ABC transporter ATP-binding protein; its protein translation is MPGREILRVDNLSVAFKGDSGLRAVVNNVSLSLVSGEILGLVGESGSGKTVLSLAAMGLLPRNAVVTSGSVQFDGEDLLKARQATLRKLRGRRISMIFQDPMASLDPVFTCGDQIVEAIRLHEAITRGQAMERARSLLERVGIADPARCMRSYPHELSGGQCQRVMIAMAVACKPDVIIADEPTTALDVTVQKQVLGLLRSLNQEIGAAIMLITHDLGVIYEVADRVAVIYRGDLMEEASTADLFAWPKSAYTKALISSMPSVSQAKTRLPVIGRDATGAIASIVNEPRALKAQVAPSPKAEILLTIRNLTKTFWTRESAFSTPHAFRAVDDVSLEIPARTTVGLVGESGCGKSTLSRLVMRLMKPDSGAIELLGTDLAALNPEELRIARRDFALVFQNPYGSLNPRQTVTDLVAAPIDIHYNGRDREARVAKLLDAVGLPRDAMTRYPHEFSGGQRQRIVVARALALNPKLLICDEAVSALDVSVQAQVLNLLQDLQDEFELTYLFISHDMSVVRHVSDTIAVMQKGKIVETGSAADVFDNPKAGYTRTLLSAVPKVGERSTALEAHR
- a CDS encoding ABC transporter permease, producing MKTLTVLVITLGSRLATALIQLWVIATLVFSIMYIMPGDPVLLLLGPESNPSPETIAAMRTQLGLDQPVLTQYVKWLSGAAIGDLGNSLDGYPVIDYVTASLPKTMELASAAILIAALIGVPVGIAAALRRGRFLDGLLTSLSTLGISVPVYILGSLLILLLSIKLGWLPASGYTDISRNVYLHFQKLTLPGLTLGLGLAASIARMTRSSMLEILGRDFVRSLRARGMREGRVIWMHVLRNASIPIVTIVGLQLGNLMGGTVLVEALFNWPGLSTLLVTAVSNRNYPLVQGSILTIAALFILINLCVDLLYSLLDPRIRRKRA